Below is a genomic region from Palaemon carinicauda isolate YSFRI2023 chromosome 31, ASM3689809v2, whole genome shotgun sequence.
AATGTTGAAGGTGAAAAAGCAGACTCTATTCATCGTTTGGAATCTATATTTGAGGGAAAAATTGAGGAATTAGAAAAAACAGTTCAGAATCAATTGGAcattattaaagagatggaaacagaaaaagGAATCAAGACTGAAAAATTCTCAACACAGTTGCAAGATCTTCAACAAACTAACGATCAGCTAAAAGTCCAATTATCAAATAAAGATGCTTcaatcggagaatatctaaatcaaTTAACTAAGATGGAACAAATGAATCTTGAAATAAGCGAGAAACTAGTAAATGTTGAAGGTGAAAAAGCAGACTCTATTCATCGTTTGGAATCTATATTTGAGGGAAAAATTGAGGAATTAGAAAAAACAGTTCAGAATCAATTGGAcattattaaagagatggaaacagaCAAAGAAATCAAGACTGAAAAATTCTCAACACAATTGCAAGATCTTCAACAAACTAACGATCAACTAAAAGTCCAATTGTCAAATAAAGATGCTTcaatcggagaatatctaaatcaaTTAACTAAGATGGAACAAATGAATCTTGAAATAAGCGAGAAACTAGTAAATGTTGAAGGTGAAAAAGCAGACTCTATTCATCGTTTGGAATCTATATTTGAGGGAAAAATTGAGGAATTGGAAAAAACAGTTCAGAATCAATTGGACATTATTAAAGAGATGgacacagaaaaagaaaaactagaGATGAAGCTAACTGAGGCTAAAGAAAAGGATTTGGTCCAGAACAAAAATTACAACAGCCTCTTAGAGGAGTTAGTAAATGTTAAGGAAGAATATTACGAGAAATCAAGTgagatggaagaaaaaaatcttgaattaagTAAGCAACTAGAAAAAGGTGAGCGTGAAAAGGTTGCCTCTATTCATCGGTTAGAATCTATATTTGAGGAAGATATTgaggaactgaaagagacaatTGAGAAGCAATTAGGAATTATTAGTgagatggaaacagaaaaagaaagactagagATGACGCTGAATGAGGCTAAAGTCAATGATTTGGTCAGGACTGAAAGATATAACGGCCTCTTAGAGGAATTAGTAAGTCTTAAGGAAGAATATTACGATAAGTCAATTGAGATGGATGAAAAAAATCTTGACTTGAGAGAGCAACTAGAAAGAATTAAGAGTGAAAAAGAGGCCGCTATTCATCGGACGGAATCTGTATTTAAGAAAGAGATCCAGGAACTGAAAGAAACGATTGAAAAGCAGTCTGGGATTATTGGTGAAATGAAAACAGAGATGCAGAGGCTGGACCTGGATGCCAACggacataaggaggaggaggaggaggaggaggtcgttGGAGGGGCATCTGGTGTTGGTGAATTGCTGGACCGGCTACGAGGCTCAAAAGCGACTCTccctcaaaacaacaacaataatcaggaAGAGCAGACCCTCCAGAAGGAAACTTCAAAGGAAGAGGAGACCAAAAAGGTCCCCTTAGCTCATATGGGCAGAGGCACAActggtttctttaaaaagaaaatcggTGAACCTGAGTGtcatatcaccttccaaggtgcgAAGGTTAGAGTTAACACCAAGAGGGACTATGAGCAAAAGGGGCACGTGATTGCCGACTTGGATATCCAaaggaagttccacagagccatttatggagtggaaggaaggaagCTGAAGGAAATCACCCGGGAGAGTGGTGTCAAATCCATTTGTATGCCACGAAGGGATGACTCCAGTAATCTCATAACAATCATTGGCACCATaaagcaggttcaattagcagccgATCACATCGATAAGCTTCTGAAGAGACACCGTTAAGTGAATACTTGGATCCGCAAATGGATGGGGgaacaaaaaaactaaaaaaaaaatacaaaaaaaatataaactaaaaaaaaaaaaaaaaaaatacaaaaaaaaaaaaaaaaaaaaaaaaaaaaaaaaaggaacaagaagaagaaggacttcaatttcagtttat
It encodes:
- the LOC137625071 gene encoding putative leucine-rich repeat-containing protein DDB_G0290503, giving the protein MRNPFNRILGGLFKGSYTTGVQEQLLECETNLKDLEGQLRKVQESFAFRMVSWLLPKRSDNSEAGIGDVPVLQRHLSSIPMVGGFWSSGQDLQECQLKVQTMERQLDMLRTDLKPTGILGRFLPNFVSGTEGGTIVPQMSGGNWFTVLLVGVIVAGNVLLWKFLSTDKEEKELNEIGEIIQLLEEEIEFLDKEVENDREEDEEEKELRAEIQRLCNRVEALEEEREIKTEKFSTQLQDLQQTNDQLEVEISNKDASIGEYLNQLTKMEQMNLEISEKLVNVEGEKADSIHRLESIFEGKIEELEKTVQNQLDIIKEMETEKGIKTEKFSTQLQDLQQTNDQLKVQLSNKDASIGEYLNQLTKMEQMNLEISEKLVNVEGEKADSIHRLESIFEGKIEELEKTVQNQLDIIKEMETDKEIKTEKFSTQLQDLQQTNDQLKVQLSNKDASIGEYLNQLTKMEQMNLEISEKLVNVEGEKADSIHRLESIFEGKIEELEKTVQNQLDIIKEMDTEKEKLEMKLTEAKEKDLVQNKNYNSLLEELVNVKEEYYEKSSEMEEKNLELSKQLEKGEREKVASIHRLESIFEEDIEELKETIEKQLGIISEMETEKERLEMTLNEAKVNDLVRTERYNGLLEELVSLKEEYYDKSIEMDEKNLDLREQLERIKSEKEAAIHRTESVFKKEIQELKETIEKQSGIIGEMKTEMQRLDLDANGHKEEEEEEEVVGGASGVGELLDRLRGSKATLPQNNNNNQEEQTLQKETSKEEETKKVPLAHMGRGTTGFFKKKIGEPECHITFQGAKVRVNTKRDYEQKGHVIADLDIQRKFHRAIYGVEGRKLKEITRESGVKSICMPRRDDSSNLITIIGTIKQVQLAADHIDKLLKRHR